One part of the Haliotis asinina isolate JCU_RB_2024 chromosome 2, JCU_Hal_asi_v2, whole genome shotgun sequence genome encodes these proteins:
- the LOC137272406 gene encoding uncharacterized protein isoform X2 has translation MISSAGAMGAEDLWTDDGCQQNCSRHGVCQQGECVCLVQYAGTGCEEVNRKYFLAFGSIFTIVCCVVTIQLLLCIVSEHQRERKSWRSACGITVQKLLYLLIICASALRGAFFLGRCWMSEYVANCLWCGYFPFIITGFSLIICSWAEDVHVSRRQTPPFLSKSVLAFVLFNVVLYLLLCAALVLTEIVPNDEDLGLKAYNGAVAVLFIILVVIFLIYGVELYFKVHGAFKGDGEEVDPHQVAMSRLGLISQALLQFLMGIFLVTDVFTDHWKNIMTILEQNYYELVYRVVEFGVVIWFPCVLWNCRKPETLWVLNPRRILRTLDLHSNVGEITGLNPDQYNTASYSTFKREDSVTSSVDQYECWICYDPGRTDAGPLLQPCDCKGDLATVHHNCLHRWLVENSEYGDVPRCKVCNVKYRLQRASTWVPRGMSSRHLAILIVMLTSMLGTPVLSYFICSLDTYLYLKVSITGGTVIFELFGLKVLSVTLAAIGNRVRVASMKIIGKELKNHAPKTKHKPTQVEQREVTRPYSEASGQQTPQLPVEIHAEVHA, from the exons ATG ATATCCAGCGCTGGAGCTATGGGAGCAGAAGATCTGTGGACCGACGATGGCTGTCAGCAGAACTGCTCCAGACACGGAGTGTGTCAACAAGGAGAATGTGTCTGTCTG GTTCAGTACGCTGGCACGGGCTGTGAAGAGGTAAACCGGAAGTACTTCCTGGCGTTCGGCTCCATCTTCACCATCGTGTGCTGTGTCGTCACCATCCAGCta TTACTCTGTATTGTGTCCGAACATCAGAGGGAGAGGAAGTCATGGAGAAGTGCTTGTGGCATCACGGTGCAAAAGCTGCTGTACCTGCTCATAATATGTGCATCCGCGCTCAGAGGGGCGTTCTTTCTGGGTCGG TGCTGGATGTCGGAGTACGTGGCCAACTGTCTGTGGTGCGGTTACTTCCCCTTCATCATCACAGGTTTTTCCCTCATCATCTGCTCCTGGGCCGAG GACGTGCACGTCAGCCGGCGACAGACACCGCCCTTCCTCAGCAAGTCGGTTCTGGCGTTCGTCCTCTTCAACGTCGTGCTCTATCTGTTGTTGTGTGCCGCCCTTGTTCTCACCGAGATCGTGCCCAACGACGag GATCTGGGTCTGAAGGCGTACAACGGCGCTGTTGCTGTCCTCTTCATCATCCTCGTCGTCATCTTCCTTATCTACGGCGTGGAGCTTTACTTCAAG GTACACGGGGCGTTCAAGGGGGACGGCGAGGAGGTGGACCCCCATCAAGTGGCCATGTCGAGACTCGGACTCATCTCCCAAGCCCTCCTGCAGTTCCTCATGGGCATCTTCCTTGTCACTGACGTCTTCACCGACCACTGGAAAAATAT TATGACGATCCTGGAACAGAACTACTACGAGCTGGTGTACCGGGTGGTGGAGTTCGGGGTGGTCATCTGGTTCCCCTGCGTCCTGTGGAACTGTCGCAA GCCCGAGACACTGTGGGTGTTGAATCCTCGGCGGATACTGAGGACACTGGACCTGCACTCTAACGTGGGTGAGATCACGGGCCTGAACCCGGACCAGTATAACACGGCCAGCTACAGCACGTTCAAGAGGGAGGACTCGG TCACCAGTTCTGTTGATCAGTATGAATGCTGGATCTGCTACGACCCCGGACGAACCGACGCTGGACCTCTCCTTCAGCCATGTGATTGCAAGGGGGACCTTGCAACGGTACATCACAACTGTCTACACCGATGGCTGGTTGAG AATTCTGAATATGGAGATGTCCCGAGATGCAAAGTCTGCAATGTGAAG TACCGGTTGCAACGCGCCAGCACGTGGGTGCCTCGTGGTATGAGTTCCCGCCACCTCGCCATCCTCATCGTAATGTTGACGTCCATGCTGGGGACACCGGTGCTGTCGTACTTCATCTGCAGTTTGGACACCTACCTGTACCTCAAGGTATCCATCACCGGGGGCACTGTCATCTTTGAACTTTTCGGACTCAA GGTGCTGTCCGTGACACTAGCTGCCATCGGCAATCGAGTTCGTGTGGCTTCTATGAAAATAATCGGGAAGGAACTGAAAAATCATGCTCCCAAAACCAAGCACAAACCCACGCAAGTggaacaaagggaggtaactcggcCGTATTCCGAGGCCAGTGGACAACAGACGCCGCAGCTTCCGGTTGAAATTCATGCGGAAGTTCATGCATAA
- the LOC137272406 gene encoding uncharacterized protein isoform X1, protein MISSAGAMGAEDLWTDDGCQQNCSRHGVCQQGECVCLVQYAGTGCEEVNRKYFLAFGSIFTIVCCVVTIQLLLCIVSEHQRERKSWRSACGITVQKLLYLLIICASALRGAFFLGRCWMSEYVANCLWCGYFPFIITGFSLIICSWAEDVHVSRRQTPPFLSKSVLAFVLFNVVLYLLLCAALVLTEIVPNDEVKDLGLKAYNGAVAVLFIILVVIFLIYGVELYFKVHGAFKGDGEEVDPHQVAMSRLGLISQALLQFLMGIFLVTDVFTDHWKNIMTILEQNYYELVYRVVEFGVVIWFPCVLWNCRKPETLWVLNPRRILRTLDLHSNVGEITGLNPDQYNTASYSTFKREDSVTSSVDQYECWICYDPGRTDAGPLLQPCDCKGDLATVHHNCLHRWLVENSEYGDVPRCKVCNVKYRLQRASTWVPRGMSSRHLAILIVMLTSMLGTPVLSYFICSLDTYLYLKVSITGGTVIFELFGLKVLSVTLAAIGNRVRVASMKIIGKELKNHAPKTKHKPTQVEQREVTRPYSEASGQQTPQLPVEIHAEVHA, encoded by the exons ATG ATATCCAGCGCTGGAGCTATGGGAGCAGAAGATCTGTGGACCGACGATGGCTGTCAGCAGAACTGCTCCAGACACGGAGTGTGTCAACAAGGAGAATGTGTCTGTCTG GTTCAGTACGCTGGCACGGGCTGTGAAGAGGTAAACCGGAAGTACTTCCTGGCGTTCGGCTCCATCTTCACCATCGTGTGCTGTGTCGTCACCATCCAGCta TTACTCTGTATTGTGTCCGAACATCAGAGGGAGAGGAAGTCATGGAGAAGTGCTTGTGGCATCACGGTGCAAAAGCTGCTGTACCTGCTCATAATATGTGCATCCGCGCTCAGAGGGGCGTTCTTTCTGGGTCGG TGCTGGATGTCGGAGTACGTGGCCAACTGTCTGTGGTGCGGTTACTTCCCCTTCATCATCACAGGTTTTTCCCTCATCATCTGCTCCTGGGCCGAG GACGTGCACGTCAGCCGGCGACAGACACCGCCCTTCCTCAGCAAGTCGGTTCTGGCGTTCGTCCTCTTCAACGTCGTGCTCTATCTGTTGTTGTGTGCCGCCCTTGTTCTCACCGAGATCGTGCCCAACGACGaggtgaag GATCTGGGTCTGAAGGCGTACAACGGCGCTGTTGCTGTCCTCTTCATCATCCTCGTCGTCATCTTCCTTATCTACGGCGTGGAGCTTTACTTCAAG GTACACGGGGCGTTCAAGGGGGACGGCGAGGAGGTGGACCCCCATCAAGTGGCCATGTCGAGACTCGGACTCATCTCCCAAGCCCTCCTGCAGTTCCTCATGGGCATCTTCCTTGTCACTGACGTCTTCACCGACCACTGGAAAAATAT TATGACGATCCTGGAACAGAACTACTACGAGCTGGTGTACCGGGTGGTGGAGTTCGGGGTGGTCATCTGGTTCCCCTGCGTCCTGTGGAACTGTCGCAA GCCCGAGACACTGTGGGTGTTGAATCCTCGGCGGATACTGAGGACACTGGACCTGCACTCTAACGTGGGTGAGATCACGGGCCTGAACCCGGACCAGTATAACACGGCCAGCTACAGCACGTTCAAGAGGGAGGACTCGG TCACCAGTTCTGTTGATCAGTATGAATGCTGGATCTGCTACGACCCCGGACGAACCGACGCTGGACCTCTCCTTCAGCCATGTGATTGCAAGGGGGACCTTGCAACGGTACATCACAACTGTCTACACCGATGGCTGGTTGAG AATTCTGAATATGGAGATGTCCCGAGATGCAAAGTCTGCAATGTGAAG TACCGGTTGCAACGCGCCAGCACGTGGGTGCCTCGTGGTATGAGTTCCCGCCACCTCGCCATCCTCATCGTAATGTTGACGTCCATGCTGGGGACACCGGTGCTGTCGTACTTCATCTGCAGTTTGGACACCTACCTGTACCTCAAGGTATCCATCACCGGGGGCACTGTCATCTTTGAACTTTTCGGACTCAA GGTGCTGTCCGTGACACTAGCTGCCATCGGCAATCGAGTTCGTGTGGCTTCTATGAAAATAATCGGGAAGGAACTGAAAAATCATGCTCCCAAAACCAAGCACAAACCCACGCAAGTggaacaaagggaggtaactcggcCGTATTCCGAGGCCAGTGGACAACAGACGCCGCAGCTTCCGGTTGAAATTCATGCGGAAGTTCATGCATAA
- the LOC137272406 gene encoding uncharacterized protein isoform X4, whose protein sequence is MGAEDLWTDDGCQQNCSRHGVCQQGECVCLVQYAGTGCEEVNRKYFLAFGSIFTIVCCVVTIQLLLCIVSEHQRERKSWRSACGITVQKLLYLLIICASALRGAFFLGRCWMSEYVANCLWCGYFPFIITGFSLIICSWAEDVHVSRRQTPPFLSKSVLAFVLFNVVLYLLLCAALVLTEIVPNDEDLGLKAYNGAVAVLFIILVVIFLIYGVELYFKVHGAFKGDGEEVDPHQVAMSRLGLISQALLQFLMGIFLVTDVFTDHWKNIMTILEQNYYELVYRVVEFGVVIWFPCVLWNCRKPETLWVLNPRRILRTLDLHSNVGEITGLNPDQYNTASYSTFKREDSVTSSVDQYECWICYDPGRTDAGPLLQPCDCKGDLATVHHNCLHRWLVENSEYGDVPRCKVCNVKYRLQRASTWVPRGMSSRHLAILIVMLTSMLGTPVLSYFICSLDTYLYLKVSITGGTVIFELFGLKVLSVTLAAIGNRVRVASMKIIGKELKNHAPKTKHKPTQVEQREVTRPYSEASGQQTPQLPVEIHAEVHA, encoded by the exons ATGGGAGCAGAAGATCTGTGGACCGACGATGGCTGTCAGCAGAACTGCTCCAGACACGGAGTGTGTCAACAAGGAGAATGTGTCTGTCTG GTTCAGTACGCTGGCACGGGCTGTGAAGAGGTAAACCGGAAGTACTTCCTGGCGTTCGGCTCCATCTTCACCATCGTGTGCTGTGTCGTCACCATCCAGCta TTACTCTGTATTGTGTCCGAACATCAGAGGGAGAGGAAGTCATGGAGAAGTGCTTGTGGCATCACGGTGCAAAAGCTGCTGTACCTGCTCATAATATGTGCATCCGCGCTCAGAGGGGCGTTCTTTCTGGGTCGG TGCTGGATGTCGGAGTACGTGGCCAACTGTCTGTGGTGCGGTTACTTCCCCTTCATCATCACAGGTTTTTCCCTCATCATCTGCTCCTGGGCCGAG GACGTGCACGTCAGCCGGCGACAGACACCGCCCTTCCTCAGCAAGTCGGTTCTGGCGTTCGTCCTCTTCAACGTCGTGCTCTATCTGTTGTTGTGTGCCGCCCTTGTTCTCACCGAGATCGTGCCCAACGACGag GATCTGGGTCTGAAGGCGTACAACGGCGCTGTTGCTGTCCTCTTCATCATCCTCGTCGTCATCTTCCTTATCTACGGCGTGGAGCTTTACTTCAAG GTACACGGGGCGTTCAAGGGGGACGGCGAGGAGGTGGACCCCCATCAAGTGGCCATGTCGAGACTCGGACTCATCTCCCAAGCCCTCCTGCAGTTCCTCATGGGCATCTTCCTTGTCACTGACGTCTTCACCGACCACTGGAAAAATAT TATGACGATCCTGGAACAGAACTACTACGAGCTGGTGTACCGGGTGGTGGAGTTCGGGGTGGTCATCTGGTTCCCCTGCGTCCTGTGGAACTGTCGCAA GCCCGAGACACTGTGGGTGTTGAATCCTCGGCGGATACTGAGGACACTGGACCTGCACTCTAACGTGGGTGAGATCACGGGCCTGAACCCGGACCAGTATAACACGGCCAGCTACAGCACGTTCAAGAGGGAGGACTCGG TCACCAGTTCTGTTGATCAGTATGAATGCTGGATCTGCTACGACCCCGGACGAACCGACGCTGGACCTCTCCTTCAGCCATGTGATTGCAAGGGGGACCTTGCAACGGTACATCACAACTGTCTACACCGATGGCTGGTTGAG AATTCTGAATATGGAGATGTCCCGAGATGCAAAGTCTGCAATGTGAAG TACCGGTTGCAACGCGCCAGCACGTGGGTGCCTCGTGGTATGAGTTCCCGCCACCTCGCCATCCTCATCGTAATGTTGACGTCCATGCTGGGGACACCGGTGCTGTCGTACTTCATCTGCAGTTTGGACACCTACCTGTACCTCAAGGTATCCATCACCGGGGGCACTGTCATCTTTGAACTTTTCGGACTCAA GGTGCTGTCCGTGACACTAGCTGCCATCGGCAATCGAGTTCGTGTGGCTTCTATGAAAATAATCGGGAAGGAACTGAAAAATCATGCTCCCAAAACCAAGCACAAACCCACGCAAGTggaacaaagggaggtaactcggcCGTATTCCGAGGCCAGTGGACAACAGACGCCGCAGCTTCCGGTTGAAATTCATGCGGAAGTTCATGCATAA
- the LOC137272406 gene encoding uncharacterized protein isoform X3 has translation MGAEDLWTDDGCQQNCSRHGVCQQGECVCLVQYAGTGCEEVNRKYFLAFGSIFTIVCCVVTIQLLLCIVSEHQRERKSWRSACGITVQKLLYLLIICASALRGAFFLGRCWMSEYVANCLWCGYFPFIITGFSLIICSWAEDVHVSRRQTPPFLSKSVLAFVLFNVVLYLLLCAALVLTEIVPNDEVKDLGLKAYNGAVAVLFIILVVIFLIYGVELYFKVHGAFKGDGEEVDPHQVAMSRLGLISQALLQFLMGIFLVTDVFTDHWKNIMTILEQNYYELVYRVVEFGVVIWFPCVLWNCRKPETLWVLNPRRILRTLDLHSNVGEITGLNPDQYNTASYSTFKREDSVTSSVDQYECWICYDPGRTDAGPLLQPCDCKGDLATVHHNCLHRWLVENSEYGDVPRCKVCNVKYRLQRASTWVPRGMSSRHLAILIVMLTSMLGTPVLSYFICSLDTYLYLKVSITGGTVIFELFGLKVLSVTLAAIGNRVRVASMKIIGKELKNHAPKTKHKPTQVEQREVTRPYSEASGQQTPQLPVEIHAEVHA, from the exons ATGGGAGCAGAAGATCTGTGGACCGACGATGGCTGTCAGCAGAACTGCTCCAGACACGGAGTGTGTCAACAAGGAGAATGTGTCTGTCTG GTTCAGTACGCTGGCACGGGCTGTGAAGAGGTAAACCGGAAGTACTTCCTGGCGTTCGGCTCCATCTTCACCATCGTGTGCTGTGTCGTCACCATCCAGCta TTACTCTGTATTGTGTCCGAACATCAGAGGGAGAGGAAGTCATGGAGAAGTGCTTGTGGCATCACGGTGCAAAAGCTGCTGTACCTGCTCATAATATGTGCATCCGCGCTCAGAGGGGCGTTCTTTCTGGGTCGG TGCTGGATGTCGGAGTACGTGGCCAACTGTCTGTGGTGCGGTTACTTCCCCTTCATCATCACAGGTTTTTCCCTCATCATCTGCTCCTGGGCCGAG GACGTGCACGTCAGCCGGCGACAGACACCGCCCTTCCTCAGCAAGTCGGTTCTGGCGTTCGTCCTCTTCAACGTCGTGCTCTATCTGTTGTTGTGTGCCGCCCTTGTTCTCACCGAGATCGTGCCCAACGACGaggtgaag GATCTGGGTCTGAAGGCGTACAACGGCGCTGTTGCTGTCCTCTTCATCATCCTCGTCGTCATCTTCCTTATCTACGGCGTGGAGCTTTACTTCAAG GTACACGGGGCGTTCAAGGGGGACGGCGAGGAGGTGGACCCCCATCAAGTGGCCATGTCGAGACTCGGACTCATCTCCCAAGCCCTCCTGCAGTTCCTCATGGGCATCTTCCTTGTCACTGACGTCTTCACCGACCACTGGAAAAATAT TATGACGATCCTGGAACAGAACTACTACGAGCTGGTGTACCGGGTGGTGGAGTTCGGGGTGGTCATCTGGTTCCCCTGCGTCCTGTGGAACTGTCGCAA GCCCGAGACACTGTGGGTGTTGAATCCTCGGCGGATACTGAGGACACTGGACCTGCACTCTAACGTGGGTGAGATCACGGGCCTGAACCCGGACCAGTATAACACGGCCAGCTACAGCACGTTCAAGAGGGAGGACTCGG TCACCAGTTCTGTTGATCAGTATGAATGCTGGATCTGCTACGACCCCGGACGAACCGACGCTGGACCTCTCCTTCAGCCATGTGATTGCAAGGGGGACCTTGCAACGGTACATCACAACTGTCTACACCGATGGCTGGTTGAG AATTCTGAATATGGAGATGTCCCGAGATGCAAAGTCTGCAATGTGAAG TACCGGTTGCAACGCGCCAGCACGTGGGTGCCTCGTGGTATGAGTTCCCGCCACCTCGCCATCCTCATCGTAATGTTGACGTCCATGCTGGGGACACCGGTGCTGTCGTACTTCATCTGCAGTTTGGACACCTACCTGTACCTCAAGGTATCCATCACCGGGGGCACTGTCATCTTTGAACTTTTCGGACTCAA GGTGCTGTCCGTGACACTAGCTGCCATCGGCAATCGAGTTCGTGTGGCTTCTATGAAAATAATCGGGAAGGAACTGAAAAATCATGCTCCCAAAACCAAGCACAAACCCACGCAAGTggaacaaagggaggtaactcggcCGTATTCCGAGGCCAGTGGACAACAGACGCCGCAGCTTCCGGTTGAAATTCATGCGGAAGTTCATGCATAA